In Pirellulales bacterium, the DNA window TCTGCCGCTGGTGGCCGCGGGGAAGCTAAGGGCCTGCTAGATGGCTTCTCCGCCCCGTTCACCGGTGCGGATGCGGATGCAATCTTCCAAAGGCAGCACGAAAATTTTGCCGTCACCAATTTCGCCATTGGGCGCTGTCCGGCCCCCCTTGATAATGGCGTTGATCGTGGGCTCGACGAAATTCTCATTCACGGCGATTTGCAGTTGCACCTTGCGTAGCAAGTTCACGCTGATTTCGTGGCCGCGATACAGTTCGGCGTGCCCCTTTTGCCGTCCAAAGCCTTGCACATCCATCACCGTTAGGCGGAACACCTCGACTTCGGTAAGTGCCGCTTTGACGGCCTCCAGTCGGCTAGGCTGAATGATGGCAATGATCAGCTTCATGGATTGGTTCGCACCGATTGAATAGTTTTCAGCGTCGTGACCGAAGACCACGGAACGATCAAAGTAGTTACTAAATACGATGTTAGTAGACGGGCGCCGCTGCAACAAGCCCGACCTCGGAGCCAGTCAGCGCATAAAAAATGCCCCGGCTTGAGCAGGCTAGGCGGAGCGCCTACCCAAGCCATTGGGGCATCCTTCTGGCCCAGGCATGAGCCGGAAGTTTTTCAAATGATTGGGTTGAATCGCAGCTGCCAGACACGCCCAGGAAGCGGCAGAACGAGATTTAGGCTACCTGATTCAGCTTGGAGAGTGCAGGCGGCTAATTTGTACTTGGCTTCCCCAAAGCCAGCGGGGCGCGCTAGCCGACCTCGCATTTCCACGGATCGATCATTTCGGAAAGTTAAAATAGGTATCACGAGCTGCTTGGCAGTTGAACGCCCAACTTTTCTTCTGCAAACAGCCCGTGATACCCCACACACGCGCTTCTGGCGTCATCATGACGCACTGCCACACCACACGTCGCAAAAGAACGCCTGCGGAAAGCCATGGCATTCTTTGATTTCTGTTTCGCTTCGGAATTCCGGGCCCGTCGGAATTCCGACATTGTTCAAACCAACCGGTATCGATCTCGAAGAGGCTCGCCAGTTCACCGTTTCGCAAACCGGCGAGCCCCACGTTTTTGGTTGTTGTGCCTTCTGCAAGCGCTATGCCAACTCCGAAAGTATCGGGCCGAAGATGGTGGCGGGGCGACAGTACAAGGTTGTCGGATAGGGACTTAGAAACATCCGAACAACTGCAAATCTATTTGGCTTCCATCCGCATGCTCGCAATCCTGCCCGCTTTGCAGGCAAGCCTCGCTGCGCGGCCGCGCAGAATGATGTGCACCTTTGGCAATAAGATGCCAATGGAATTTGCCACCCGCACCCCCCGCCCAGTTAACCATGGAAGTAAGTTTTCAACCCCTGGACAAATCAAAAAAAGCCCACGGGTTTTATCCCGTGGGCTTTGGAACTGTCATGCTAACCGGCTTCGATTGAAGCCGAGATCGAACTCAACTTACCACTGGTAGATGGCATCCAAACCGAACAAGAACTGATTCTTGCTGTTTCCATCGTTGTATGGCTCAGCCGTTCCGCCTGTGGAAGCCGCGCCAGGAGCACCCGTGTACCAGTCGTAGCGAATTTCCGGACGCAGCGAGAAGTTGCCGTTCGGCTTGTAGTTCAAGCCAATCGACGTTTCGTAGAAGCTGCCTGCAAATCCGCTGAAGAACGGATCGCCATTATCGACGGCCCGAATCGGTTCCGTCACGACGAAGCCATTCTGATCCTTGAACCACTCAAACCGACAGCCGAGAGTCCAGCAGCAGTTGATTTTGTAGAACAAGTATTGATTGACGCCGTACCAGGTAGCCGTGTTCGAGCCAGTGGCGTCGGTCGCATTGGCTTGCCAACCGTCATCGTTTTGGAACACATAAGTCCAACGGCTGGTAAGGTTGCGGGTCCACACGGTGCTGATCATAGTACGATTGGCAAACGGTCCCGTACCCGAAGTATTCACAGTGCTCTCATCACCCGTGATGATCGAAAAAGCCAGGCTGCCGTAATCCTTGTCGGTATACGTGATGCCGCCGAGGAACTGGGCGCCTTCTTCCAGCGTGAAATCGTTCCAACCGGCCACTACGCCCGCGCTCCATGCCCAGTTGTCGTTGATGTTGCGGCTGGCCAACACGCCGGTGTGCGTGAACGGTTCGCCATATTGCATGGTGTAGGCGTGCGTGTAGAAGAAGTTGCCGATATCGGGGACCACTTCGTAACCAATGATGGTATAAAAGTGACCCCATTTAATCCGGAGATCGTCGTAGTCGGTCTCAGCATACAATTGCGGCATGGCCAAGCCGTAGTCGAAGCTGTTGGCGCTGGTATTCCAGCGGGGAACGTTGCCGCGCGAGGTGCCGTCCAAGCCGGCAGCCGTGGTGTAGATGTAATCGCTTCCCCACATGAAGTCGATATCGCCGCCGATAAACCAACCGCAGTTCTTGCTCAAGTCAGCTTTCGTGCGTTGTAGCACGGCGTAAGCCTGATTGAGCTCGCCATCATCACGGTCTGCAAAGGTCACTGGGCCATTAAAGTTGCTGGCCGGATTCTCGCTGTTGCCCATGATGCCGCCGGAAACCCAGCCGGTCAGTGTGCTTTCTTTTTCTTTCAAGCAGCAGCAATCATCGAATAAGTGGCAAGTTGTGACGTCGGGGCAAGTTAACGGGCAGCTGTCGCACCAGCACATGCACGGATGCAGTTTGCAGCAGCAGTGCAGCCAGTGTGGGAGTTTCTCGTGGCAGCAGCCGTTGCAATCGCAGCAAGTGTCGCAACCGCAGCCATTGCTGCAAGAGTTGCAAGAGCTGGAGCACGCCGGAGCAGCGGCATTGCAGCTGGTGTCACACGACGGAGCAGCCGCAGTGCCGCTATCGCTAGGAGCGGGAGCCGCGGGAGCAGCCGGCGCTGCCGGAGCGGGGGCTGCCGGAGCAGCCTGCTGCGAGGCATTGTAGTAATCGTAATTGCCGTACTCATAGGCCGACGGCGTTAACGAACGTGTGGGGGTATCGGCGAAGGCCATTGCGGTCGTAAAACCACCGGCCACGGCGATCACAATCGCCAGTTTTGTGCGATTCATGGTCCAAGACTCCAATCCGTTAAAGACGCTGGGGGACGGGCGTGAATCCGTCACGCCCTGCATGATGGTAGGTCGGTTAACACGGCGGGATGGTACGGAGAGAGCCGCCTTCTGCTTCGGCTCCGATACCACGATTAGCTATCGGCCCTGCCGCGAATGAAATTCTTCCGAAAATTGTGGCACGCGTGGCCGTGCGCCCGAAGAAATTCTAAAAAAGTAAGACCTTGACGTTCATGCCGAAGAGAACGTTGACAAACTTTTCCGCCTGCGAAAAGTTTGTCGAATGCAGCAACCTTGACAGCCTAGCCTCGAATCGAGCAGCCGTCGGCAAAACGAAGAAAAGTCGGAACGTCATTGTAGCGCAGCCTGCGCAAATGCACAGAAAAATAAGCCTGTGGCGAGCAAAAGAGGCCACCGCGAATACGCTCGCTGAACTTACGCGCGGCGTTGAGAGCATTGGGCCCGCTGAAGGCGGCAACACCTTGGGCGCAATCTACGGCGGCAAATTGTCAGCAATGGAACGTCAACCCAATTGAACGTCGCCCAGTTGCTTCGGATCCCAGTATTTCCATCAACGCGATCGTTACCATCGGTTGGCCCATCACGGCTGCTCGACCGCTTCGAACATGGCATCGACGAACTCCTCAGGCCGAAAAACCGCTAAATCTTCCGCCTTTTCCCCCACCCCGACCAATTTCACCGGCAGGCCGAATTGCTGACGAATGGGCACAATCACGCCCCCTTTCGCCGTGCCATCGATCTTTGCTAGCACAATGCCGGTACATTTTACCGCATCGGAAAATCCTCGCGCCTGACTGATGCCATTCTGCCCGGCCGTGGCATCCAGCACCAGCAGCACTTCGTGCGGGGCCTCGGGGATTTGCTTGGCAATTACGCGGTGAATTTTGCTCAGCTCGGCCATCAAATTTTGCTGGGTTTGCAACCGGCCCGCAGTATCGACAATGCAGACATCCGCCTGGGTATCGATGGCCTGTTTGACGGCGGCAAAGGCCACGCTGGCCGGGTCGCTTCCCGGCGCTCCTTTCACCACGCTGGCTCCTAGCCGCTGCGCCCAAATGCCCAGTTGCTCCACTGCAGCCGCTCGAAACGTATCGCCGGCGCCTAGCACCACTTTTTTGCCGTCCGATAAAAACATCTTCGCCAGCTTGGCAATGCTCGTGGTTTTTCCCGAGCCGTTTACCCCGCAAACCATGATGACTGTCGGCCCGGCCGCCGCTAATTTCAGCGGCGCTTCGTCTTGGGCCATCAATTCCTTAAGTTTGCTTTTGACGACGTCAAGCGCATCGTCCATGTGAATCACGCGTGCCCGAAATTGCGTGCCGATTTCTTCAGCAACTTGATTAGCGCCTTGTGGCCCCATGTCGGTGCGGACCAGTTTGCTGCGTAATTCTTCCAGAAAGGCATCGTCGACCAGCCGCCCTTCCCCTTTGAAGATGTCGCGAATGTCGGTTTGCAGCAGTTGCTTGGTCTTTTTCAGTCCCTGGGTCAGACGAGAAAAAAAACCAGCGCGGGCTGGTTTCGCTTCGGAGGAAGTTGTTTCCGCGGAATTCGGTTTCGCAACCGCCTCATCCGAAACCGACGCAGTGTCAGCGGATACTGTTGTCGCGCTTGATTTTTTGAAGCGATCTAATAAACCCATGCGTTTTCAATTCCTCGAATTTCTAAGCAGGATTTTTTCCGTGTCCCTCAATAAACTTATCCAAAATTCCGTTCACGAACTGTGCGCTTTGCGCTGCCCCAAACCGTTTGGCCAATTCCAGGGCCTCATTAATTGCCACCGCACCGGGCGTGCCGGCGTACAAAATTTCGTAGGCGCCCAGGCGCAGCACATTCCGATCGGTCGCCGCCATTCGCTCCAGGCTCCAATTTTCCGCGGTCTTCACCAGCAGCGCATCCAATTCCGGCCGATTGCGCCGCACCCCGTCAATCAGCGATTGGGCGAAGGCGATCAAATCTTCATCTTCCTGCAAGCGCGAGCGCAAAAAGTCCGTCCGATCCGTCGGCTTCGCGCCGGCGTTCAAATCGTCCTGATATAAAATTTGCAGGGCAACTTCTCGAGCTTTAGATCGCTTGGCCATGGATGCAAGGAACGAAAAAATGCGGGTTAGGGGCTTTCGAACCGGTCGATGAAGGCCCGATTCAGTGACCTAGAAAACTTAGCTGACCATCCGTGAAATCGCGGGAGAACTATTTTATCGCTGGGGGAGTTTTCGCAGCAGGCTCACCATTTCCAGAGCGGCCGTGGCACATTCTACTCCTTTGTTACTGACAACCGCCTTGGTGGGCGCCGGTTTTACGCCGCCGGCTGCTGCTTTGTTGGCTACGCCGCTCGCCGTGATTTGGTGCGGCACGCTTTCGGCGGAGCGCTCCAGCGCCTGCTCCACCGTATCGCACGTCAGCACGCCGAACAAGACCGGTACGCCGTGCCGCAAGTTCGCTTCCATAATTCCTAAGCTTACGGCCCGATTAATGTGCTGATCGTGCGTGGTATCGCCGCGAATGACCGCGCCCAGGCAGAGTACGGCGGCGTACTTCCCGCTGTCTGCCATTTTGTCGGCGATCAACGGAATTTCAAACGCTCCCGGAACCCAGGCCACATCGATCGCCTCTTCGGCCACGCCCGCCGATTTTAGCGTGGCCTGCGCCCCGGCCAGCAACTTCGCCGTGATAGCCTCATTATATCGCGAGACAACAATCGCAAATCGCCCGGCCGTACCAGTTATTTCGCCGTGAAAATTGGTCATGGAAAGATTATATCTCAACCGACCGACGGAACCAATTCGATACATCGCCTTTAAGCCGCCAAGCCATACCTAGCGCGCTTTGTAATGTGAATCGTGTATGATGTGGGGATGGAACGTCCAATTGAATCTACTGATCCGGAACGCGAAAAGAGTCTAGGGCCCTCCTTCTCGGCTATCATGCGGGTATGAAGCCTCCGATCAATCGCAATGATTTTCTGTGGTTCGTGGGTCTATTGTTGGTTTCAGCCGGAATTTATTTCTTCGGCGGGCTCGGCATCAAAAGACTGGGCCCGCTGGCTCCGGTTTGGTTGGCGCGCGCGGCTGCCAGTCTATTAGTCGTGTGCTTCTTGGCCGCAATCGGCGGGAGTGCCGGCGCGCTATTCAAAAGAAAACTGCTGGGGGCTGTAATTTTTGGCGGGGTAGCAGCGTTTTGCATGGTAGTGATCTTCGTGCCGAACCGTTTTTAATTCGCGACATGAGTTTTTGGGCAGGATTCTTAGTTTTTGGGCGACTCGATGTTTTTAGGCCAGAAAACTGGCTGCAAACCTACCGGCACGCTTTGCAAAGCAAATCGGGTGTGGGTTACAATTTGTGAGCTGGTTCGCTTTCTCAAAGGTGCCTGATGAAATTGATTCGCTTTTACGGTCACTTCGCAGCCGCGTACGGAACCATTTGGCTCATCTTTGTGCTGTCGGCTCTCTTCTCAAACCACGTCGAGACCGGTGAATTTGGCTTGTATGGGTTTCCGGCAATCGCACTGGCATATGCGGTGGTCCGAACAATAACCGGTAGCCATGGCTCGGCGAGACAACGCCGGGTTAATCACTTGGAAAATCTGCGCCAGCCATAATTGCCAGGGTTAGACCGTCCAGAGAATTTCAAACGGACCGGTAACTCCTAGCGCTCACGCTTTGCCAGGCGAACCGGGTATGATGGGGGCGTGAAATCATATCGCCCACTTCTCATTGCAGTGCTCTGTACGGCAGCGTTACTGGGCGCAGGCTTGTGGACGCGGCGCCAGGCGATGGTGACTGGCCTTCAGTCTGCCCTCGCCCCGGCCCTTCATCCACTTCGGAACGAGTATCCATCGGTGGTGTCCGCCGAACAGGCGCGAGAAATAGAGCAGCGTGAACGGGCGTTAAGCGATGAACTGCACTTGGAATCGGCGCGCTGGTCGATCGCGGCATATGCTCTCTTTGCATCAGCCGGAGCTGCGCTGTGCCTGGGAGCTGGGCTTCAGCTCCGTGCCGTATCTACTCAATAATTTTGAGCTGGCCTACCCGTACCAAAATTCCCAGGATTAGACTGAGTCACTACCCTTGGCGATCAGGCTTTGCCAGGCGAATCGGAGATGATGTGGGGATGCGATTCAAGCTGCGATTTCGTTTGCGGACAATGTTCGTTGGTACTGCCATTTGTGCCATCTGCTTGCGCGGCCCGTGGTTTTGAGCATGGCTAGGATCGTTGAAGGAGCAAAATGCGAAGAGGGAATCCCCCCCTTTTGATAAGTTTGTATCAATCGGCGACAGCGGTCGCAAGCTACCGTGGCACATTCGTAGCTACGCCATCTTTCTAACGAGCCTGTGGCCAAGGCGCCGGAATACACGCAGGCTGCCTCCACGCCGCTGGCGCAGGAAGTGAAAGAAGGGACGCAGACGATCGAAATCAAGGTGCCCTAGTCAGCGTGAAGTGCGGCGATGTGCATTTGCCTGCCGCAGCCGACGTGGCCGTCCGGGCTAAGCGATGGCAATTACGCTATGCGTTGCCCGTTGCTCGTCCCGTGCCCCTCGTCCCTCGGCTCTCAATCCTCGTCCCTCGCCCCTCACCCCTTCATGTTCATGCTCATCAGAAACTCGCCGTTGGTTTTGCACTTTTGCAACCGGCCGGTGAGAAATTCCATGGCGTCGGGCGGGTTCATGTCATGTAGCACGCGGCGCAAAATGCTGATGCGACGATGTTCTTCCGGGTCCAACAGCATTTCTTCGCGGCGGGTGCCGCTTTTGGAAATATCGATCGAAGGCCAAATCCGCTTATCGACCAACGACCGGTCCAGCACAATTTCCAAATTCCCGGTCCCTTTGAATTCCTCAAAAATTACTTCGTCCATGCGGCTGCCGGTGTCGACCAGGGCCGTAGCCAAAATGGTGAGCGAGCCCCCCTCCTCCACCTTGCGGGCCGAGCCGAAAAACTTCTTCGGCCGCTGCAGCGCATTGGCATCCACGCCGCCGGAAAGCACGCGGCCGGAGCTGGGACACTCGGAGTTGTGGGCCCGGGCCAAACGCGTGATGGAATCGAGAAAAATAATCACGTCGTAGCCGAATTCGACCATGCGCTTGGCTTTTTCGATGACCATGTCCGCCACTTGAATGTGCCGGGCGGAATCTTCATCGAACGTGCTGCTAATTACTTCGCACTGGGGGCCCTTCACTTGCCGCTCCATGTCGGTCACTTCTTCCGGCCGCTCGTCGATCAGCAGCATGATGACGTACACATCCGGAAAATTCTGCAGCACCGCCTTCGCCATTTTTTGGAGCAAAATGGTTTTGCCGGCCCGCGGCGGGCTGACAATCAGCCCGCGCTGACCAAACCCGATAGGCACAATTAAATCGACGACGCGCATTTCCAATTCGTCGGTTGCGGTTTCCAGCACAATTCGCTTGTCGGGATGCAGCGGGGTAAGATCGTCGAAGAAAATTTTCTCGCCCAATTTGTTCGGATCGTCGCCGTTGATGGCTTCCACCCGCAACAGCGCAAAATAACGTTCGTTCTCCTTGGGCGGCCGAATTTGCCCGGCCACCGTCGTGCCAGTGCGCAGACCGAAGCGGCGGATTTGGCTGGGAGAAACGTAAATGTCGTCGGGGCAGGAAAGATAATGGTAATCCGGGCTGCGCAAAAAGCCGAAGCCATCGGGCAGAATTTCCAGCGTTCCTTCGCCGAACATCAGGCCGTTCATCTTCACGCGCTCTTTCAACAACTTGAAGATCAAATCTTGGCGGCG includes these proteins:
- a CDS encoding P-II family nitrogen regulator, producing MKLIIAIIQPSRLEAVKAALTEVEVFRLTVMDVQGFGRQKGHAELYRGHEISVNLLRKVQLQIAVNENFVEPTINAIIKGGRTAPNGEIGDGKIFVLPLEDCIRIRTGERGGEAI
- a CDS encoding porin, which gives rise to MNRTKLAIVIAVAGGFTTAMAFADTPTRSLTPSAYEYGNYDYYNASQQAAPAAPAPAAPAAPAAPAPSDSGTAAAPSCDTSCNAAAPACSSSCNSCSNGCGCDTCCDCNGCCHEKLPHWLHCCCKLHPCMCWCDSCPLTCPDVTTCHLFDDCCCLKEKESTLTGWVSGGIMGNSENPASNFNGPVTFADRDDGELNQAYAVLQRTKADLSKNCGWFIGGDIDFMWGSDYIYTTAAGLDGTSRGNVPRWNTSANSFDYGLAMPQLYAETDYDDLRIKWGHFYTIIGYEVVPDIGNFFYTHAYTMQYGEPFTHTGVLASRNINDNWAWSAGVVAGWNDFTLEEGAQFLGGITYTDKDYGSLAFSIITGDESTVNTSGTGPFANRTMISTVWTRNLTSRWTYVFQNDDGWQANATDATGSNTATWYGVNQYLFYKINCCWTLGCRFEWFKDQNGFVVTEPIRAVDNGDPFFSGFAGSFYETSIGLNYKPNGNFSLRPEIRYDWYTGAPGAASTGGTAEPYNDGNSKNQFLFGLDAIYQW
- the ftsY gene encoding signal recognition particle-docking protein FtsY, yielding MGLLDRFKKSSATTVSADTASVSDEAVAKPNSAETTSSEAKPARAGFFSRLTQGLKKTKQLLQTDIRDIFKGEGRLVDDAFLEELRSKLVRTDMGPQGANQVAEEIGTQFRARVIHMDDALDVVKSKLKELMAQDEAPLKLAAAGPTVIMVCGVNGSGKTTSIAKLAKMFLSDGKKVVLGAGDTFRAAAVEQLGIWAQRLGASVVKGAPGSDPASVAFAAVKQAIDTQADVCIVDTAGRLQTQQNLMAELSKIHRVIAKQIPEAPHEVLLVLDATAGQNGISQARGFSDAVKCTGIVLAKIDGTAKGGVIVPIRQQFGLPVKLVGVGEKAEDLAVFRPEEFVDAMFEAVEQP
- the nusB gene encoding transcription antitermination factor NusB, with product MAKRSKAREVALQILYQDDLNAGAKPTDRTDFLRSRLQEDEDLIAFAQSLIDGVRRNRPELDALLVKTAENWSLERMAATDRNVLRLGAYEILYAGTPGAVAINEALELAKRFGAAQSAQFVNGILDKFIEGHGKNPA
- the ribH gene encoding 6,7-dimethyl-8-ribityllumazine synthase; this encodes MTNFHGEITGTAGRFAIVVSRYNEAITAKLLAGAQATLKSAGVAEEAIDVAWVPGAFEIPLIADKMADSGKYAAVLCLGAVIRGDTTHDQHINRAVSLGIMEANLRHGVPVLFGVLTCDTVEQALERSAESVPHQITASGVANKAAAGGVKPAPTKAVVSNKGVECATAALEMVSLLRKLPQR
- the rho gene encoding transcription termination factor Rho is translated as MSESKTAHTSRQGGGPHAFGGNPPEADGRARRTLDEIEAQLEAEGEPLSLAEEIAEQVDAGETDIVHEHYETVKQAGDIHIAELQKMSTTQLIEEARKENLPEIAGIRRQDLIFKLLKERVKMNGLMFGEGTLEILPDGFGFLRSPDYHYLSCPDDIYVSPSQIRRFGLRTGTTVAGQIRPPKENERYFALLRVEAINGDDPNKLGEKIFFDDLTPLHPDKRIVLETATDELEMRVVDLIVPIGFGQRGLIVSPPRAGKTILLQKMAKAVLQNFPDVYVIMLLIDERPEEVTDMERQVKGPQCEVISSTFDEDSARHIQVADMVIEKAKRMVEFGYDVIIFLDSITRLARAHNSECPSSGRVLSGGVDANALQRPKKFFGSARKVEEGGSLTILATALVDTGSRMDEVIFEEFKGTGNLEIVLDRSLVDKRIWPSIDISKSGTRREEMLLDPEEHRRISILRRVLHDMNPPDAMEFLTGRLQKCKTNGEFLMSMNMKG